The region CGGGCTGGCGGCGTATTTCTATACCGCCAATCTGAGTCGCGTGTTTCGAGTCGGGGAGGCTCTGGAGTACGGCATCGTCGGAGTCAACACCGGCATCATCAGTTCCGAGGCCGCGCCGTTTGGTGGGGTCAAGGCGTCGGGTGTCGGCCGTGAAGGGTCCAAGTACGGGCTTGAGGATTACCTCGAGATCAAATACCTGTGTCTGGCCGGCATCTGAGCTGATCCATCACTGTCCACTTTTCAATTGATCGCTTGCTTCATGGCCGTCAGGGCATTGCCCTGCGGTCCGGTTAACGCTGTGTCGTAAAACATAAAAACAATAGGAAAATCGACATGAACATCGCTTGGAAACTGCCGCTGGGGCTTGGGCTCCTGTCGTGCATCGCCGTACCTGCGTCCGCCGCTGACCCTTCATCGCAACGGGGAATGGGTGATTGGGGAGGGGTACGCAGCGAACTGCTGGAGCAGGGCGTTGATGTGATCGTCGGTTACGTCGGCGAAGCAGCCACCAATGTCCACGGTGGCTACAACCATGATCGTACCGCACGCTATACCGCGCAGTGGGCGCTCGGCACACACCTGGACCTGCAGAAGCTGCTGGGCTGGGACGACGCCGAGTTCCAATTGCTGGTGACGGAGCGCAATGGCAACAACCTCTCCAACGAGCGCATCTCCGATCCGCGCGCCCCGCAGCTCAGCTCGGTGCAGGAGGTGTGGGGCAGGGGGCAAACCTGGCGCCTGACCCAGATGTGGTACCGCCAGAAATTCTTCGACAGTGCCCTCGATCTCAAGCTCGGCCGCGTGGGCGTCAACGAAGACTTCGCCAGCTTCCCGTGTGACTTCCAGAGCCTGTCGTTTTGCAGCGCACCCATCGGCAACGTCGCCGGTGATGTCTGGTACAGCGGGCCTGTGAGCCAATGGGGCGTGCGCGTGCGCTATAACCTCGATGAACAGTGGGCGGTGCAGGTCGGGGTATATGAGCAGAACCCATCGAACCTCAGCACCGGCAATGGCTTCAAGCTCAGTGGCAGTGGTACCAAAGGTGCGTTGGTTCCGGTGGAGGTTATCTGGAAGCCAACAGTGGGCAGAGAAGCGTTACCGGGTGAATACCGCCTGGGTTACTACCACAGCAGTGCCAGCGCCAACGACCTGTACGACGACGTCAACGGCAACCCGCAGGTGTTGACCGGCCAGGCGCCAAAATCACGCAGCAGCAAACATGGCGCGTGGATCATTGGCCAACAGCAGCTCACTGCCCACAACGGCGATGCATCCCGTGGCCTGAGCGTGTTTGCCAGCCTGACCGTGCACGACAAGGCCACCAGCGGCATCGAGAGCTTCCAGAACATAGGGGCAGTCTACAAAGGCCCGTTTGATGCCCGGCCCAAGGATGACATCGGCTTGGGCATCGCACGCCTGAAGGTCAACGACGACGTAACCACGCGTCAGCGCCTGATCAATGAAAGCACGGGCATCAGCGACTATGACGACCCGCAGTACGTGCCCGTGCAGCACAGTGAATACAACATCGAACTCAATTACGGCGTACACGTGACCAACTGGCTGACCGTGCGCCCGAACGTGCAGTACGTGCGCAATCCAGGCGGAGTATACGAGGTGGACAATGCCTGGGTCGCGGGTGTGAAGCTCCAGGCGAGCTTTTGATCCTGGTAGGTGTGTGAACAGTCTTGAATTCCCCATCACGAATAAGAAGGAACACCACAATGAGTAAGTCCTTGGGAAAAGTTGCTTTTGTAACCGGTGCCGGTCAAGGGATCGGAGAGGCCATTGCGTTGCGCCTGGCGGCAGATGGTTTCGCCGTAGCCTGCGCCGATATGAATCTTGAAACAGCCACACAGGTGGCTGAAAGCATCAAGAAAACGGGCGGTAAAGCTCTGGCCATAAAGGTTGATGTGGCCGATCGCGAGGATGTTTTCAACGCCGTGCAGGCAGCGGTGGATGGCTTGGGTGATCTACATGTGGTCATTAATAATGCGGGTATCGCGCCTATTGCTCCCATTGAAGCGATTACGCCAGAGATCTACCGGAGAACGTTCGATATCAACGTGGGTGGTGTTCTCTGGGGCATACAGGCGGCAGTAAACGCGTTCAAGGCGTTAGGCCACGGCGGCAAAATCATCAGTGCTTCGTCGCAGGCGGGGCATATCGGCAATCCCGACCTGGCTGTTTATGGGGGGACCAAGTTCGCAGTGCGGGGCATTACGCAAACAGCGGCCCGTGAGTTGGCCCATCTCGGTATTACGGTGAACGCATATTGCCCGGGCATTGTGAACACTCCCATGATGCGCAAGGTTGCCCAGGACGTGGCGGACAACGCCAACCAAAGCATTGAATGGGGGATGGAACAATTTGCCCAGCACATCACCTTGAAGCGACTTTCCCAGCCCGAGGATGTGGCAGCCTGCGTTTCGTTCTTGTCCGGTCCTGACTCTGACTACATGACAGGTCAGGCGGTCATTATTGATGGCGGGATGGTATTTAACTGATTTGTCATCAGCGCTGGAGAGCGTTCAAGTTTATGGGTGTTGAGCGTTTTCGCGCATGCGACGTGAGGGATTGAGATGACTATTACTAAAGGCATTGCATCGCCGGCCAAGTTTCTGGTTCAGGCTGATGCGCTGGTTGATTTATCGATGCATGGTAAAGCCTATGGGGCCAATGCCTATTTGATCTGCGATCAATTTATTGTGGGCCGGGTTCATGAAAAAGCGATGCCAGGATTCAAGCATGAACAACGTGCTGAGTTGGCCGTGTTCGGTGGGCAGTGCTCCGACAGCGAAATCAACAAGCATGTCCAAGCCGCGCGTGAGGCTGACTATATTGTCGGTATTGGTGGCGGAAAAACATTGGATACCGCCAAGGCAGCCGCACATTTCCTGGAAAAGCCAGTATTGATTCTGCCCACATTGGCTTCGACGGATGCGCCCTGTACCGCGATTTCAGTGATTTACAATGACGACGATACGTTTAATCGCTACCTGTTTTTATCAAAGAATCCGGACGTTGTTTTAGCGGATACGCGCATTTTGGCGGAACAACCTCCCAGATTTTTTGCGGCCGGTGTGGGTGATGGTCTGGCAACTTATTTTGAGGCGAGAGCGTGCTTTGCTGCGCAACGCGACAACCTGATCCTGGGCAATGACGGAAAAATGCTCAAGCCTACGTTGATCGGTTTTGCTATTGCCCAAACGTGCTATGCAACCATCAAGAAGTATTCAGCGCAGGCGGCTTTTGCGGTGGAGAAGAAAGTCATCACTGCTGCATTGGAGAACGCCATTGAAGCCACCATTTACATGTCAGCTGTCGGAGCTGAATCGGGTGGTTGTGCTGCGGCGCATGCGATCCATAACGGAATGACCATAGTGCATGATCTACACGGAGCACAGCATGGTGAAAAGGTGGTTTTCGGCTTGTTCACTCAATTAGTGATGGAGGCCGCACCGATGGAGGAGATTGAAGAGGTTGTTGATATTGCGATCGCCGTCGGTCTCCCGTTGACGCTTGAGGATTTAGGGCTCAAAAGCTTTAAGGAAGCGGAGTGGAGAAAGGTCGCCGAACTGGCATGCGACAAAAACGACACGATTCACAACATGCCTTTTACGGTGACGCCTGACTTGGTGTATGACGCGATCGTGGCGGCTGACGCACTGTTGCATGCGTTTAAAAAGAAAAAATCTCTGCACTAGTGTATTGATTGGGAACCGGTTAATCGGGAGCCAATAGCGCTCAATCGGTCAGGCGCCGTCAATCGTTCAAATGATTGACGGCGCCTGGTGCTGAGGTGAGGCCTGACAGTTATCAGTATTATTTGGGCTGAACTACGCCCCTCAACTTGGCGACTTGCGTAGCCAGCACATCCATCAAATCAGGGGACAGGCAGTCATAGGGTTCAAGGCCGATTGAACGAAGACGTGCACGGATTGCCTTCATCTCTTGAGGTGGCGTCCCTGTTTCGATTATCGATGAAACGAAAGCAGCGAACCCTGGAGCAGACCATCCGGCTTGGGATGAAAGCTCAGTGTGTACGAAGTCCAACCCGTAGAACGCGTGATCCTTGTTCTCGATACGCCCGTACAAATGCGCGCCGCACTCGGTGCAAGCATGGCGCTGAATGGTCGCGTGCTCGTCCACAATGGCGAGTTTATCCGCGTGCGCGGTGACGCTGACTTTTCCCCGTGGGACGACCGCAATAACAGCGAATGTCGCACCTGCCGGTTTCCAGCATTTGCTGCAGCCACAGGCGTGGTTGTGCAAAGTCTGAGTTGAGATCGTGACCTCGACCTTATTGGCGGTACACAGGCACTGCAGTGTCCCGCCGGTGAAGTTCGAGGTAGCAGGGGATAGACCGTTATCCAGTGATGGATGAAGTTTTATGTCGCTCACTGTGTATCTCCAGATCGGTAGGGAACTCGGACTGACGCCAGGGGCTTGCACCCCTGGGCCAAGCTTCAGTACTTGATGACGGTACGGATCGACTTGCCTGCATGCATCAGGTCGAACGCTTCATTGATGCGTTCCAGTGGCATGGTGTGCGTCACAAAAGGCGCCAGCTTAATCTCGCCCTTCATCGCGTCCTCAACCATCTTCGGCAGTTGGGTACGGCCTTTTACACCACCGAAGGCGGAGCCTTTCCAGGTACGACCCGTTACGAGTTGGAAAGGGCGTGTAGAAATTTCCTGACCCGCCCCAGCCACGCCAATGACGATCGACTGTCCCCAACCACGGTGTGCACTTTCCAGCGCTGCACGCATGACGTTCACGTTACCGATACACTCGAACGAGTGGTCGACGCCCCAGCCTGTCGCGTCGATGATCACCTGCTGAATTGGCTTTTCATGATCTTTCGGGTTGATGCAATCAGTGGCACCAAAAGACTTGGCGAGTTCGAATTTTCCAGGGTTGGTATCCACGGCAATGATGCGTCCTGCCTTGGCCTGGCGCGCGCCTTGAATCACCGCAAGCCCGATACCGCCGAGCCCGAACACCGCAACGGTGTCCCCTGGTTGTACCTTGGCGGTGTTATGCACTGCGCCGATCCCGGTGGTGACGCCACAGCCGAGCAAGCACACATGTTCGTGATTTGCGTCTGGATTGATCTTCGCGACGGAGACTTCAGCCACCACGGTGTACTCGCTGAACGTTGAGCACCCCATATAGTGGTAGAGCGGCTGGCCGTTGTAGGAAAAGCGGGTGGTGCCGTCTGGCATCACACCTTTGCCCTGGGTTTCACGGACAGCGACGCAAAGATTGGTCTTGCCGGATTTGCAAAACAGGCATTCGCCGCACTCAGCGGTGTAGAGGGGGATGACATGGTCACCGGGCTTGAGGCTTGTGACCCCCTCACCCACTTCCACCACTATGCCGGCGCCTTCATGGCCCAAGACCACGGGGAACAGACCCTCAGGATCATCACCCGATAACGTGAACGCGTCGGTATGGCACACGCCGGTGTCGGTGATCTTGATCAGTACCTCGCCTGCGCGTGGCGGTGCAACATCGATCTCGACGATTTGAAGCGGCTTGCCTGGTTCAAATGCAACTGCAGCACGGGATTTCATAAAGGTCGTTCTCCAAGTAGTAGTGCTTGTCTGACCGAGGCAAATCGTCGGGATCGGTAGGTGTACCGGTAGTTACTTGAGGTAGGTACGCACCAACGAAACCACTTCGTCGATTGAGGAACGCTGCGTCTCGGACGTGTCGGTTAAATTTGAAAATTCCTCCCTGAGATGGCTTTCAAGAACGCCGGCCATCAAGCCATTTACTGCGCCGCGCAGTGCAGCAATCTGCTGCAATACAGGGCCGCACTCGGCGCCCTGCTCAAGCGCAGTCTGCAGCGCGTCCAGCTGGCCCCTGACCCGATTGACTCTTCCCAATACACGTTTTTTTCAGCGGGCGAATGTGGCATCGAACGACTCCAGTTATAGGCGTGGCGGCCATAGTACATCGGTACTGGGTGGGAGTATTTAAAGTACTGGTGGGGAGTATATTCGTATGCCGAAGAAACAAACACGACCATTCTGTTTGGGGACTTCCATCAATTTGTTTCTAATGAATAACCGATGGTGAAAGGGCGTTGTTTTGCCCTGCCTTTCTACTCCGCCTCGTGGATGGCGGGTAAGCGTCTGTTTTCCAGCAAATCACTCAGGCAGCCAGTGAGGTGCTGAATAGCCGCCTCGTTACGCTTCAAGAAATGAAAAGGGCCGGTTTTGTGTACATCGACCAATGCCACCCCTTTGAGCACCGCCAAGTGTTGGGAGACTGTCGATTGGGACAGGCCGCAACGTTGTGTGATCTGGCCAACGCTCACCCCGAACTCAAAACCGCATGGTTGCGGGGGAAATGCAGAGTCGGCGCCTTGAGCCACTCGAGGATTTTTCGTCTCACTGGGTGTGCAATCGCGCGCATGGTTGCGTCGAAGTGGGGCGAGGTGGACGTCGATTTTTGATCTGTATCGAGCATATCGGATACCTCGGGTTCATAGCCTTCGCTGGCCTCGTGTTGAGGTCAGCGATAGAGGGACCGCAGCAACACCGTTCCCCTTGGTATCAGTCGAGCAGGTCGGAAATGGATTCGGCGGCGAGTTGATAGGAGCGGCGGCGTGCGTCAGGGTCGTAAATCCTCGCATCGATTATCACCTCGTCCACCTCCGTGGTCGCGATGAACTGGCGCAGCCAACGTCCTACATCGTCTTTGTTGCCAATTGCAGTGCACGACATGGCTTCAGCCAAATTCTGCCGATCATAGTTGGACAGCCGTTCCATAAAGCCCTCTTCCGGACGCGGCAGAGCGCCTGCTTTGCCCGTGTACAAGTTGCTGACCCACTGACGGTGTGAGCTCGCCAGGTAGTCGGCTTCGGCTCGAGTCGGGGCAGCGAAAACATTCGCGCCTGCGATGACATAAGGACTCTCCAGCACTGCTGACGGCCGGAATGTGGCGCGGTAATGCGTAATGGCTTCCATCAAAAATCGAGGTGCGAAATGTGAAGCGAATGCATAGGGCAGCCCCAGTTTCGCGGCGAGATCAGCACTGTTCATGCTCGAACCCAATAGCCATAGTGGAACGTCATGTTTTCCAGGGATCGCGCGAACCGGCTGATTTCCATCGTCCGCTAGATAGTCGGTCAATTGTTGGATGTCTTGCGTGAAGTCTCGCTCGGAGGCATCGCCGCGTATGGCGCGGATAGCGGGCCCGGCGGATCCAGGTGCTCTGCCAATACCTAAATCGATGCGGCCTGGAAACAAGGTGTCCAATGTCCCGAACTGCTCCGCCACCAACAGAGGAGAGTGGTTGGGGATCATGATGCCGCCAGAGCCCACTCGCAGGGTGCTCGTTGCCGCAGCCAGATGCTGAATGAGCAGGGTTGTAGCCGAAGACGCGATCCCTGGCAGGTCGTGGTGCTCGGCGATCCAGTAGCGCTTGTAGCCGTGAGCTTCCACGTGTCGCGCCAGAGAGACTGCGTCTTCTAGCGTGTGGACGAAGGTTTTTTCTTCGCCGATCATCATGAGGTCAAGTACAGAGAGGGCTGTCATCACAGGCTCCATTTTTCAAATTAGGTTCGTGAGGCAGCGATGCGTTACTTCAATGGGAAGTCCGACCAGTGCGGATAACGTTCCAGGCGTCGATCGATATCGCGAAGCGTTGCCAGGCATCGCTGGAGTTTGAGGTAGATATCACCACCATAATCCCAGCCAAGTACGCCAATACTGCCCGTGTAACCGACGCGGTTCAGCGCTGCGATCAAAGCAAAATTGTCGAGCTCTCCGCGGTCGACCGGCTCCATGGTGGCCGCGCCGCCCCAGCCGAGTTGCGAAAGTGCGCTGCCAGAAGTCACCACTTGCATGAGCCAGGGTTTCATCGCAGCGAGGCGCTGTTCAAGCTCGCCTTCCTGGCTCGCGTACCAGTGATAGCCATTGAACGAGGCCCCCAGGCGAGGGTGAGCAAAGTGCTCGCAAATCTGCACCACCTGCGCGGTGGTCTGGGTGACATGGTGTAGATGTGGATACAGCGCAATCCGTAATCCGCGTCGTTCGGCAATCGGCAACAGCGATTCGATGAAACGCATGATCGCGTGGTTGCCATTGACGGAGGTCTGCACAGCCAGTTCGATCAGCTCTACGCCCTCGACCGTTTCGACGATGCGCCGGATCAGCGTGTCGTTGCGTCCCTCATGCAGCACTAGGTATAGCCCTTCAATCCGCAGGCCATGTTGTTTCGGTACGCCCGGCAGCAGCGAGAGGTCGGTCAGTGGTGTGCCACCCCAGGCGGCGACAGTCATGCCGTCGTAACCGAGTTCAGCCAACATTTCGCACTGTGTTTGAAAGGCGTATACGCCCATCGACGAGTAGAAAAAGGAATCGAGTGCATGGATGCGATGAGCCATGGTTTATCTCCTGGCTCAGTGAGGCGAGTCGGTCAGGACAGCCCATTCAGGGTGGGCGGCCAACCGTTGCTCTATGGAACGGAACGCAGTGACCGAGCGGCGCAGGTTGCCGTATACGTCACCGCCCATGCTTTCCCAGCCGAGCACGCCAAATCGTCCGTCAAAGCCGCGCCGTTCGAGGGCGCCCAACAGCGCAAAGTTGTCCATTTCACCTTCATCGAGCGGTTCGATTGTTGCCAGTCCGCCCCATCCGAGCGGGGAGCGCCGAGTGCCGGCAATATTTACCTGTTTGAGCCAAGGCCACATCGCGTCAAGACGCTGCTCTAATGCATGCTCTTCCGTCGCGTACCAGTGATAACCGTTGAACACGATGTTAAGGCGCGGATGGTTGAACTCTCTGCATAGGGCCACCGCCTCTGTGGTCGTCTGCATGCCGTAGCGGGCGTGCGGGTACAGGCTGATCTCCAGGCCACGGCGCTCGCAGATCGGCAGCAGGCGCTCGAGCATTCGGCGGTCAAAGTTCGTGACTTCGTCGCCGGAATGCAAGGCCAGTTCGATTGTGGTGCAGCCCTCGATGGTCTCGAAAATGTTGGTCACAAACGATTCCAGGCCCTTGCGATAGATCAGGTAGACCGCGCCCACGTCCAGGCCCCAGGTGGGTTTAACCTGGGCGATCGACTTCAGGTCTTTGCTCCAGGCGGACATCGTCAGCCCCTGGTAGCCGAGTTCGGCGAGCATCTCGCACTGCGCTGCCAAGGGATAGGTCCCCAGGGTCGTCTGAAAAATGAAATCCATATGATGCAGAGGACGATTCATGAGTGGGCCTGCGCTGGCGATGGTTCGACGGGTAAGGAAGCACTTGGGAAGTGCGGCAAGAGGTATTCGCCCAGTTCGTCGATGACTTCCGAGGCGTGGCGTCGCTGAGGTTTGAAGTGCAGGGCAACGTGACCGACACCCTGATCCTGTTGGCGTTTCCAATGTTCAATCAGCGCATTTCGCCCAGCACGCAGCACGCGGCCCGCTTGGACGGGATGGTTTGGATCACGATCCAGGTCAAACAGGGTGCCGTAGCCATATGCCTTGTAAACGTTGGCGCCACAGGCGGCGCGCCAACGCTCTATGATTTGCGGGATCAGCGCCGGATTGGATATGTAGGAAAGAATGCCGTCCGTATTTTCTCCAATCCACTCCAGCGACTGGCCGGCCTGGCCAACGATAATGGTCGGCATGCGTGAGCCTACCGGTTTGGGAACTAGGTCGATCTCTCCATTCAACTGGCCATAAAACCGCGACGGGTGCACGGCCCAGTGTGTTTCCGTCGTGGCGCGAATGATTGCCAGCGCGTCACGGAACCGCTCGGCACGGTTGTCGAAGTCGAGCCCGAAGGCGGGGTATTCCACCGGCCGATCACCGGTGGCCAGCCCAAGGATAAAACGTCCCCCAAGCAACTGATCGATGCTCGCTGCCTGCTTGGCAACGATCAACGGATCGCGCAAGGGCAGGACGATGCCGGCGGTGCCGATGGCAATCTGCTTGGTCACGGCAGCGAGGAAGCCGGCATAGACCAGCGGATCAAGGATTTGCCCCACGTCACCGAAGTTCGGGTCGTAAAAGGGCACGTCCCGTAGCCAGATGGCGGAAAAGCCGGCCTCATCGACCTTGTGAGCCATCTGCGCGTGATCCTGCAGGGTTGGGCCTGGGCTATTGGGATAGCTTTCCAGCGGCGCGATAAAGCCGAAGGTCAAATGGCCGGGTTGGAAAACGCGCGCGTAGCCGAGGTGTTGTTTGAGCTCAGGTGCAAGTTCGTAGGTGGAAGGCATCGAAGTCATTCGAGGGCTCTCGTGTAGTCAGATGACGGTGACTTCGTAGTGCGATATAGCGGGGTGAAGTCACAATGGCGGTGACTATAGGTTGTATGATGCAAAAGAAAAACAGGATGAAGTTCCGAACATTTGCGAATAAAACGCTCAAATAGACAGGGGTGGTCATGGATCATTTTGGAGCGCTCAGCGCGTTCGTGCATGCCGCGCAAACGCGTAGCTTTACCGAGGCTGGGCGCAGAACCGGCGTGTCTTCATCGGCCATTGGTAAGGCGGTTGCGCGGCTGGAGGAAGAGCTTGGTGTACGGCTGTTTCACCGATCCACGCGCGCCATTACCCTGACGTCCGAGGGCAGCCTGTTTCTGGAACGCTGCCATCGAATTTTCGCGGAGTACGAGGTTGCCAAACGAGAGCTCACCC is a window of Pseudomonas sp. 10S4 DNA encoding:
- a CDS encoding carbohydrate porin, translated to MNIAWKLPLGLGLLSCIAVPASAADPSSQRGMGDWGGVRSELLEQGVDVIVGYVGEAATNVHGGYNHDRTARYTAQWALGTHLDLQKLLGWDDAEFQLLVTERNGNNLSNERISDPRAPQLSSVQEVWGRGQTWRLTQMWYRQKFFDSALDLKLGRVGVNEDFASFPCDFQSLSFCSAPIGNVAGDVWYSGPVSQWGVRVRYNLDEQWAVQVGVYEQNPSNLSTGNGFKLSGSGTKGALVPVEVIWKPTVGREALPGEYRLGYYHSSASANDLYDDVNGNPQVLTGQAPKSRSSKHGAWIIGQQQLTAHNGDASRGLSVFASLTVHDKATSGIESFQNIGAVYKGPFDARPKDDIGLGIARLKVNDDVTTRQRLINESTGISDYDDPQYVPVQHSEYNIELNYGVHVTNWLTVRPNVQYVRNPGGVYEVDNAWVAGVKLQASF
- a CDS encoding (S)-acetoin forming diacetyl reductase, with protein sequence MSKSLGKVAFVTGAGQGIGEAIALRLAADGFAVACADMNLETATQVAESIKKTGGKALAIKVDVADREDVFNAVQAAVDGLGDLHVVINNAGIAPIAPIEAITPEIYRRTFDINVGGVLWGIQAAVNAFKALGHGGKIISASSQAGHIGNPDLAVYGGTKFAVRGITQTAARELAHLGITVNAYCPGIVNTPMMRKVAQDVADNANQSIEWGMEQFAQHITLKRLSQPEDVAACVSFLSGPDSDYMTGQAVIIDGGMVFN
- a CDS encoding glycerol dehydrogenase; translation: MTITKGIASPAKFLVQADALVDLSMHGKAYGANAYLICDQFIVGRVHEKAMPGFKHEQRAELAVFGGQCSDSEINKHVQAAREADYIVGIGGGKTLDTAKAAAHFLEKPVLILPTLASTDAPCTAISVIYNDDDTFNRYLFLSKNPDVVLADTRILAEQPPRFFAAGVGDGLATYFEARACFAAQRDNLILGNDGKMLKPTLIGFAIAQTCYATIKKYSAQAAFAVEKKVITAALENAIEATIYMSAVGAESGGCAAAHAIHNGMTIVHDLHGAQHGEKVVFGLFTQLVMEAAPMEEIEEVVDIAIAVGLPLTLEDLGLKSFKEAEWRKVAELACDKNDTIHNMPFTVTPDLVYDAIVAADALLHAFKKKKSLH
- the gfa gene encoding S-(hydroxymethyl)glutathione synthase, encoding MSDIKLHPSLDNGLSPATSNFTGGTLQCLCTANKVEVTISTQTLHNHACGCSKCWKPAGATFAVIAVVPRGKVSVTAHADKLAIVDEHATIQRHACTECGAHLYGRIENKDHAFYGLDFVHTELSSQAGWSAPGFAAFVSSIIETGTPPQEMKAIRARLRSIGLEPYDCLSPDLMDVLATQVAKLRGVVQPK
- a CDS encoding S-(hydroxymethyl)glutathione dehydrogenase/class III alcohol dehydrogenase, whose product is MKSRAAVAFEPGKPLQIVEIDVAPPRAGEVLIKITDTGVCHTDAFTLSGDDPEGLFPVVLGHEGAGIVVEVGEGVTSLKPGDHVIPLYTAECGECLFCKSGKTNLCVAVRETQGKGVMPDGTTRFSYNGQPLYHYMGCSTFSEYTVVAEVSVAKINPDANHEHVCLLGCGVTTGIGAVHNTAKVQPGDTVAVFGLGGIGLAVIQGARQAKAGRIIAVDTNPGKFELAKSFGATDCINPKDHEKPIQQVIIDATGWGVDHSFECIGNVNVMRAALESAHRGWGQSIVIGVAGAGQEISTRPFQLVTGRTWKGSAFGGVKGRTQLPKMVEDAMKGEIKLAPFVTHTMPLERINEAFDLMHAGKSIRTVIKY
- a CDS encoding metal-sensing transcriptional repressor, which gives rise to MGRVNRVRGQLDALQTALEQGAECGPVLQQIAALRGAVNGLMAGVLESHLREEFSNLTDTSETQRSSIDEVVSLVRTYLK
- a CDS encoding LLM class flavin-dependent oxidoreductase, which encodes MTALSVLDLMMIGEEKTFVHTLEDAVSLARHVEAHGYKRYWIAEHHDLPGIASSATTLLIQHLAAATSTLRVGSGGIMIPNHSPLLVAEQFGTLDTLFPGRIDLGIGRAPGSAGPAIRAIRGDASERDFTQDIQQLTDYLADDGNQPVRAIPGKHDVPLWLLGSSMNSADLAAKLGLPYAFASHFAPRFLMEAITHYRATFRPSAVLESPYVIAGANVFAAPTRAEADYLASSHRQWVSNLYTGKAGALPRPEEGFMERLSNYDRQNLAEAMSCTAIGNKDDVGRWLRQFIATTEVDEVIIDARIYDPDARRRSYQLAAESISDLLD
- a CDS encoding sugar phosphate isomerase/epimerase family protein, which codes for MAHRIHALDSFFYSSMGVYAFQTQCEMLAELGYDGMTVAAWGGTPLTDLSLLPGVPKQHGLRIEGLYLVLHEGRNDTLIRRIVETVEGVELIELAVQTSVNGNHAIMRFIESLLPIAERRGLRIALYPHLHHVTQTTAQVVQICEHFAHPRLGASFNGYHWYASQEGELEQRLAAMKPWLMQVVTSGSALSQLGWGGAATMEPVDRGELDNFALIAALNRVGYTGSIGVLGWDYGGDIYLKLQRCLATLRDIDRRLERYPHWSDFPLK
- a CDS encoding sugar phosphate isomerase/epimerase family protein, coding for MNRPLHHMDFIFQTTLGTYPLAAQCEMLAELGYQGLTMSAWSKDLKSIAQVKPTWGLDVGAVYLIYRKGLESFVTNIFETIEGCTTIELALHSGDEVTNFDRRMLERLLPICERRGLEISLYPHARYGMQTTTEAVALCREFNHPRLNIVFNGYHWYATEEHALEQRLDAMWPWLKQVNIAGTRRSPLGWGGLATIEPLDEGEMDNFALLGALERRGFDGRFGVLGWESMGGDVYGNLRRSVTAFRSIEQRLAAHPEWAVLTDSPH
- a CDS encoding LLM class oxidoreductase produces the protein MTSMPSTYELAPELKQHLGYARVFQPGHLTFGFIAPLESYPNSPGPTLQDHAQMAHKVDEAGFSAIWLRDVPFYDPNFGDVGQILDPLVYAGFLAAVTKQIAIGTAGIVLPLRDPLIVAKQAASIDQLLGGRFILGLATGDRPVEYPAFGLDFDNRAERFRDALAIIRATTETHWAVHPSRFYGQLNGEIDLVPKPVGSRMPTIIVGQAGQSLEWIGENTDGILSYISNPALIPQIIERWRAACGANVYKAYGYGTLFDLDRDPNHPVQAGRVLRAGRNALIEHWKRQQDQGVGHVALHFKPQRRHASEVIDELGEYLLPHFPSASLPVEPSPAQAHS